In the Haloferula helveola genome, one interval contains:
- a CDS encoding tetratricopeptide repeat protein produces the protein MTRRKEGQGANTAFRMLAILFAAGLATGDLQAQKAGEEIGYPGEAFAKLDTFEGLNLEDADKLYNKQDFKGAYAAYKAYSFEFPKSEALPYVLLRMGRCLHKLDKRNAAIKAYQDVVDYFPDDVRYAAAALYHIGECHGQNGDGAKKTAVWARMVKDDDYVAQPNSGSALTYLGKAMEELGRFDEAAEYHWRTAVAFLKSNPRAAEEARKAVLAHYAVRSPNHDKLKEFYVAANGFDGRGQKTDNPEEDPRYWSAALGSALGTGDPEKRVEACSYWSAKMGDRFKEHDDLRKLWCDAQMAHEKDRDSWVARMEKQFAEKSADVDRVLQWCGYYNVVPELRAKFFADRIKEFLPGLKTPEKLSLMNRLRHPLGMHEEAQQVMRTVSTDGMSDEELRKFADFVANYESEEVVFRYFARMKDKLFATKSRFDYYNARSHRNPPNMEKALAELPELLKSPKYSGGLMLTKARLLQGLGRHEEAIKAFRAANEQPASTWGITDCLVALGSYDQAIKTVRELEAVGGGVASQACMKAADIYRVSGDKGREVNQLRTVLKRYPKSRESSDAHNRLESYGVALTGGEAEAEE, from the coding sequence ATGACGAGAAGAAAGGAAGGACAAGGGGCGAACACCGCGTTTCGGATGCTGGCGATTCTGTTCGCCGCGGGGTTGGCTACCGGCGACCTGCAGGCGCAGAAGGCGGGGGAGGAGATCGGGTATCCCGGCGAGGCGTTTGCCAAGCTCGACACCTTCGAAGGCTTGAATCTCGAGGATGCGGACAAGCTCTACAACAAGCAGGACTTCAAGGGAGCGTATGCGGCCTACAAGGCCTACTCGTTCGAGTTCCCGAAGAGCGAGGCGCTGCCCTACGTGCTGCTGAGGATGGGTCGCTGCCTGCACAAACTCGACAAGCGCAACGCCGCGATCAAGGCCTACCAGGATGTCGTCGACTACTTCCCCGATGATGTCCGCTACGCCGCCGCCGCGCTCTATCACATCGGCGAGTGCCATGGTCAGAATGGCGACGGCGCGAAGAAGACCGCTGTGTGGGCGCGGATGGTGAAGGACGACGACTACGTCGCCCAGCCGAACTCGGGGTCCGCGCTGACATACCTCGGAAAGGCAATGGAGGAGTTGGGACGGTTCGACGAAGCGGCCGAGTATCACTGGCGAACCGCTGTCGCTTTCCTGAAGAGCAATCCGAGAGCCGCCGAGGAGGCGCGCAAGGCGGTGCTTGCCCATTACGCGGTGCGGAGTCCGAACCATGACAAGCTGAAGGAATTCTACGTGGCGGCGAACGGCTTCGATGGTCGCGGCCAGAAGACAGACAACCCGGAGGAAGACCCGCGTTACTGGTCGGCGGCTCTCGGCTCGGCGCTCGGGACCGGTGATCCGGAGAAACGGGTGGAGGCCTGCTCCTACTGGAGTGCGAAGATGGGTGACCGGTTCAAGGAACACGATGACCTCCGCAAGCTTTGGTGCGATGCCCAGATGGCGCACGAGAAGGACCGGGACTCGTGGGTGGCGCGGATGGAGAAGCAGTTCGCCGAGAAGTCGGCGGATGTCGACCGGGTCCTGCAGTGGTGCGGCTACTACAACGTTGTGCCCGAGCTCCGCGCGAAATTCTTCGCCGACAGGATCAAGGAGTTCCTCCCGGGTCTCAAGACGCCGGAGAAGCTTTCCCTGATGAACCGGCTGCGGCACCCGCTGGGGATGCACGAGGAGGCTCAACAGGTCATGCGTACGGTCAGCACCGACGGCATGAGCGACGAGGAACTGAGGAAATTCGCCGATTTCGTCGCAAACTACGAATCGGAGGAGGTTGTCTTCCGCTACTTTGCCCGGATGAAGGACAAGCTCTTCGCTACGAAGTCCCGGTTCGACTACTACAATGCCCGTAGTCATCGGAATCCTCCGAACATGGAGAAGGCGCTCGCCGAGTTGCCGGAATTGCTGAAGTCGCCGAAATACTCGGGCGGGCTGATGCTGACGAAGGCCCGCCTGTTGCAGGGGCTGGGTCGGCACGAGGAAGCGATCAAGGCGTTTCGTGCGGCGAACGAGCAGCCCGCTTCGACCTGGGGCATCACCGACTGTCTGGTGGCCCTCGGAAGCTATGACCAGGCGATCAAGACCGTCCGTGAGCTTGAAGCGGTCGGCGGCGGAGTCGCCTCCCAGGCCTGCATGAAGGCGGCCGATATTTACCGGGTCTCCGGCGACAAGGGCAGGGAGGTCAACCAGTTGAGGACGGTCCTCAAGCGTTACCCGAAGAGCAGGGAGTCGAGCGACGCCCACAACCGGCTCGAGAGCTACGGCGTCGCGCTGACCGGAGGCGAGGCCGAGGCCGAGGAATGA
- a CDS encoding SGNH/GDSL hydrolase family protein — translation MKRRQFLRSSAAIAATTGSLSATADAASDSDASTVTLKKGDVVLFQGDSITDAGRNRKTQAEPNNGSALGRGYAAIIAGELLVDHRELELKTYNRGISGHKVPDLDKRWQEDTINLKPAVLSILIGVNDIWHKMNGRYDGTPETYRDGFAALLERTKKALPDVTLAICEPFALRCGAVKDSWFPEFDERKAFAKEVAKGAGAIWVPFQEAFDDAVAAGTTPDFWAGDGVHPSVAGHALMARTWRKAVGI, via the coding sequence GTGAAACGACGCCAATTCCTCCGCTCATCCGCCGCCATCGCAGCCACCACCGGCAGCCTGTCCGCCACCGCCGATGCAGCCTCCGATTCCGACGCCTCGACGGTCACCCTGAAGAAGGGCGACGTGGTTCTCTTCCAAGGAGACTCGATCACCGACGCGGGTCGGAACCGCAAGACGCAGGCGGAGCCGAACAACGGTTCCGCCCTCGGCCGCGGATACGCCGCGATCATCGCCGGCGAGCTCCTCGTCGACCACAGGGAACTCGAACTCAAGACCTACAACCGGGGCATCTCCGGCCACAAGGTGCCGGACCTCGACAAGCGTTGGCAGGAGGACACGATCAACCTCAAGCCCGCGGTGCTCAGCATCCTGATCGGCGTGAATGACATCTGGCACAAGATGAACGGTCGCTACGACGGCACGCCGGAAACCTACCGCGACGGATTCGCTGCCCTGCTCGAGCGCACGAAGAAGGCGCTACCCGATGTGACCCTCGCGATCTGCGAGCCATTCGCGCTGCGCTGCGGCGCGGTGAAAGACAGCTGGTTCCCCGAGTTCGACGAACGAAAGGCATTCGCGAAGGAGGTTGCCAAGGGCGCGGGCGCCATCTGGGTTCCGTTCCAGGAAGCCTTCGATGACGCCGTCGCGGCCGGAACCACTCCCGATTTCTGGGCAGGTGACGGCGTGCACCCGTCGGTGGCCGGCCACGCCCTCATGGCGCGTACATGGCGGAAAGCCGTCGGCATCTGA
- a CDS encoding choice-of-anchor D domain-containing protein: MKTNPTYPLVAFAALGLSAPVWSQTSVPITNAGFEDPVLADSNSASPVPGWTDIANGATVFNPSATQFSSGAAEGDNVASVFEGSAGDGLSQVLAGATGLFQADASYTLTVEVGDPADADFDGYTVQLLANGTLLAEDDNTQAPVDDGFVTSTVNYVYNAGLHSGLVGEALEIRLLSKALGAGTSDVNFDDVQLSVTLAEPIADTGGPYAVEIPGGSLSLDGSNSLPSDGQTITTYDWDVDNDTVFDITGVTPASIDYATLTGVYGMVEGENTIQLRVTDSLGKTSTTAGSVTLFEPVLTYTGPNSTGGQNTWNTAGNWDGTQVPNGSFNVLIPSGAYVVAWDDATPAYTGDLTMESNSTLQIGWTTNRPNSYNALGTPGQTTITMGDGALVKGRTQTNVTVPEVELLGDATFSAGESTQTPANFTFANPITGAHQFTLQSNTSTGNHSFGAANTFDGLVVSTIAGRGGNAGTVTGSVAGAFGVGDVTLSPVNSTDRRMHKLEFDASGAIAATATLNIFGEGPNGTSNASLRMDADNTVQFLNKEGFAYPAGTYGRVGSPGAPDNEVSWIEGDAVLTVTGAPADVVVNPPAITDPISGITTNLYVGGTVLYTLTFDEVVNSAVTVADFENATGGGAPFTIDSVTQTDVNEFEVVATVTGTGDFTLGAAASASFDDLFGNTLNGPFADDTTFTVLAGSPPNITMTADAGGSDSWNTGANWDSGFPPFGTYPATIATGIAAQVQNGSTFPYSGGLTMESGSSLRINNVSGSENALGTGTIGMEDATIQDETQYTTTYPGLDLTGTNEFRSQSNATHGRTRLFSGPITGTGSMVHLKDNRAIVRFTQANSFSGGLVFDAEDRYLVEFEAAGSAGAGDVTVNPRSNADDRGAILKLEASDVFADSATLTLDSQGNANSGWPSGTYNGILLEMGNNTDTIQQLVVATVAQPAGTYGRTGLGGVDFEVPWILGDGVLTVTGVGGGAPEIAVEQPALTEIASGGSQDFGTVTLGGNAPLTFTIRNSGSAALDLTGAPLVDVTGTDAADFTVTAVPVTPVASAGGTTTFTIQFAPATAGAKSAALSIANNDGDENPYVINLTGTGQTPYAAWSGGALFEDDANGDGVDNGLAFALGASDVNANALGLLPAVATEPGFLTLTFERLDGIAPVVLSVDYGGDLSLSNSDVIPLTSQTLGSGVEVVVVDGSPTDTVTVKIPDSFASGSGTLFGRLSAAEN, from the coding sequence ATGAAAACCAATCCTACCTACCCCCTGGTGGCGTTTGCCGCCCTCGGTCTGAGTGCTCCCGTGTGGAGTCAGACATCGGTGCCGATCACCAATGCCGGATTTGAAGATCCCGTGTTGGCCGACAGCAACTCCGCTTCCCCCGTGCCGGGTTGGACCGATATCGCGAACGGCGCGACCGTGTTCAATCCGAGCGCAACCCAGTTCTCTTCCGGTGCCGCGGAAGGGGACAACGTGGCTTCGGTCTTCGAAGGCTCGGCCGGCGACGGCCTCTCCCAGGTGCTTGCCGGTGCGACGGGGCTTTTCCAAGCGGACGCAAGCTACACTCTGACGGTTGAAGTCGGAGATCCGGCGGATGCGGATTTTGATGGCTACACGGTGCAGTTGCTGGCCAACGGCACTTTGCTTGCTGAAGACGACAACACCCAGGCACCGGTGGATGACGGCTTCGTGACCTCGACCGTGAACTATGTCTACAACGCAGGTCTTCACAGCGGACTGGTGGGAGAGGCGCTTGAGATCCGGTTGTTGAGCAAGGCGCTGGGTGCGGGAACAAGTGACGTGAACTTCGATGATGTCCAACTGAGTGTGACGCTCGCCGAGCCCATCGCTGACACAGGTGGTCCCTACGCGGTCGAGATTCCGGGTGGTTCGCTTTCTCTGGATGGAAGCAATTCACTACCGTCCGACGGTCAGACGATCACGACCTACGACTGGGACGTCGACAACGACACGGTCTTCGACATCACGGGTGTGACCCCGGCGTCGATCGATTACGCCACCCTTACCGGCGTGTACGGAATGGTCGAGGGCGAGAATACGATCCAGCTGCGGGTGACCGATTCGCTCGGCAAGACGTCGACGACGGCTGGCAGCGTCACCTTGTTCGAGCCGGTTCTGACCTACACGGGCCCGAACAGCACGGGGGGCCAGAACACCTGGAACACGGCCGGCAACTGGGACGGCACCCAGGTGCCGAACGGTTCGTTCAATGTTTTGATTCCCTCCGGAGCCTACGTGGTGGCGTGGGACGACGCCACGCCAGCATATACGGGCGACCTGACGATGGAGTCGAACTCGACGCTCCAGATCGGTTGGACGACCAACCGGCCGAACTCGTACAACGCGCTGGGCACCCCGGGCCAGACGACGATCACGATGGGCGACGGTGCGCTGGTAAAGGGCCGGACCCAGACCAACGTCACGGTCCCGGAGGTAGAACTGCTCGGCGACGCGACGTTCAGCGCGGGCGAGTCGACCCAGACTCCTGCGAACTTCACCTTCGCCAACCCGATTACCGGAGCCCACCAGTTCACGCTTCAGTCGAACACCTCGACGGGCAACCACAGCTTCGGGGCGGCAAACACATTCGATGGTCTGGTGGTGAGCACGATCGCCGGCCGGGGCGGCAACGCGGGCACGGTGACCGGTTCGGTGGCCGGGGCATTCGGTGTGGGTGACGTGACGCTGAGCCCGGTCAACTCGACGGACCGCCGGATGCACAAGCTCGAGTTCGACGCGAGCGGTGCGATCGCGGCCACTGCGACGCTGAACATTTTCGGCGAAGGCCCGAACGGGACGAGCAACGCGAGCCTGCGGATGGACGCGGACAACACGGTGCAGTTCCTCAACAAGGAGGGCTTCGCCTATCCTGCCGGGACGTACGGCCGTGTGGGATCTCCCGGCGCGCCGGACAACGAGGTGTCGTGGATCGAGGGGGACGCGGTCCTGACGGTGACGGGCGCTCCGGCGGACGTGGTGGTCAATCCGCCGGCGATCACCGATCCGATCTCCGGGATCACGACGAACCTGTATGTGGGCGGCACGGTGCTCTACACGCTGACCTTCGACGAGGTGGTGAACTCGGCGGTGACGGTGGCGGACTTCGAGAACGCGACGGGCGGCGGCGCGCCGTTCACGATCGACAGCGTGACGCAGACCGACGTCAACGAGTTCGAGGTGGTGGCGACGGTGACCGGGACGGGCGACTTCACGCTCGGAGCGGCGGCGAGCGCGAGCTTCGACGACCTTTTCGGCAACACGCTCAACGGTCCGTTCGCCGACGACACGACCTTCACGGTGCTGGCGGGCTCTCCGCCGAATATCACGATGACGGCCGACGCGGGCGGCTCGGACAGCTGGAACACGGGAGCGAACTGGGACTCTGGATTTCCGCCCTTCGGCACGTATCCGGCGACCATCGCCACCGGGATCGCGGCGCAGGTGCAGAACGGATCGACCTTCCCGTATTCCGGCGGGCTGACGATGGAATCGGGCTCTTCGCTGCGGATCAACAACGTGTCAGGCTCTGAGAACGCGCTGGGCACGGGGACGATCGGAATGGAGGACGCGACGATCCAGGACGAGACGCAGTATACGACGACCTACCCTGGGCTGGACCTGACGGGGACCAACGAGTTCCGCTCGCAGAGCAACGCGACGCACGGACGGACCCGGCTTTTCTCCGGTCCGATCACCGGCACGGGGAGCATGGTGCACCTGAAGGACAACCGGGCGATCGTGCGCTTCACGCAGGCCAACAGCTTCAGCGGCGGCTTGGTGTTCGATGCCGAAGACCGATATCTGGTGGAATTCGAGGCCGCGGGATCGGCGGGAGCCGGAGACGTGACGGTGAACCCGCGCAGCAACGCGGACGACCGGGGAGCGATCCTGAAGCTCGAGGCGAGCGACGTGTTCGCCGACAGCGCGACGCTGACGCTCGACAGCCAGGGCAACGCGAACAGCGGATGGCCGAGCGGGACCTACAACGGGATCCTACTGGAGATGGGCAACAACACCGACACGATCCAGCAACTGGTGGTGGCGACGGTGGCGCAGCCCGCGGGCACCTACGGCCGGACGGGTCTGGGCGGAGTGGACTTCGAAGTGCCGTGGATCCTCGGCGACGGCGTGCTGACGGTGACCGGAGTGGGAGGCGGCGCGCCTGAAATCGCCGTCGAGCAACCGGCGCTGACCGAGATCGCCAGCGGCGGCTCACAGGACTTCGGCACGGTGACGCTGGGAGGCAACGCCCCGCTGACCTTCACGATCCGCAACAGCGGTTCGGCCGCACTGGACCTGACGGGAGCACCCCTGGTGGATGTGACCGGAACGGACGCGGCGGACTTCACGGTGACGGCGGTGCCGGTCACGCCGGTGGCGTCGGCAGGCGGCACGACGACGTTCACGATCCAGTTCGCGCCAGCGACGGCCGGAGCGAAGAGCGCGGCGCTGTCGATCGCCAACAACGACGGCGACGAGAATCCGTATGTGATCAACCTGACGGGCACCGGGCAGACGCCGTATGCGGCGTGGTCGGGAGGCGCGTTGTTCGAAGATGATGCCAACGGCGACGGGGTCGACAACGGCTTGGCCTTCGCACTCGGAGCGTCGGACGTGAATGCCAACGCGCTCGGATTGCTGCCGGCGGTGGCCACCGAGCCGGGTTTCCTGACCCTCACCTTCGAGCGTCTCGACGGCATTGCGCCTGTGGTGCTGAGCGTCGACTACGGAGGCGACCTTTCGCTGTCGAACAGCGACGTGATTCCGCTGACGAGCCAGACGCTCGGAAGCGGGGTGGAAGTGGTCGTTGTTGACGGCAGCCCGACGGACACGGTGACGGTGAAAATTCCCGACAGCTTCGCGTCGGGCAGCGGCACCCTGTTCGGACGTCTCAGCGCGGCCGAGAACTGA
- a CDS encoding substrate-binding domain-containing protein: MRKIHILTAAEQAANHLRDEIQEGRIGPVMPGVITLEQETGVNRNTLEAGLRILEREGLIASQGTGRRRKIIDTEKRDDGGRSIRLAMLEFDEASKGESYVVEMRHRLEEAGHRVLVTRETLQHLAMNASRVAQLVARTQADAWIVGAGSRDVISWFSRRPFPTFCVFGRRRGLPIAGAGPDKTGAMRKAVSRLAGLGHVRIVLLTRTDRRLPVPGASETAFLESLEEMGIAGGDYNLPSWEDHPEDFQRVLNSLFAVSPPTAIIVDTVELYLSTQQFLLKQGLAVPRDVSLVCTDSSPVFDWCQPRIAHIHWDTRPLVRRVVRWAANVSKRRRDLRQSLIRATLVEGGTIAPAPGRAGAR, encoded by the coding sequence ATGCGGAAAATTCATATCCTTACCGCCGCCGAACAGGCCGCAAACCATCTGCGCGATGAGATTCAAGAGGGCAGGATCGGGCCGGTCATGCCGGGCGTCATCACCCTGGAGCAAGAAACCGGAGTCAATCGCAACACGCTCGAAGCCGGCCTCCGGATTCTCGAGCGGGAAGGACTTATCGCCTCCCAAGGGACGGGAAGGCGGCGGAAGATTATCGACACCGAAAAGCGCGATGATGGAGGCCGTTCGATACGATTGGCCATGCTCGAGTTTGACGAGGCATCGAAGGGCGAAAGTTATGTGGTCGAGATGCGACACCGACTCGAAGAGGCGGGGCACCGTGTTCTCGTCACTCGTGAAACCCTCCAACACCTCGCGATGAATGCATCGCGGGTTGCACAACTCGTGGCCCGCACCCAAGCCGACGCCTGGATTGTCGGCGCCGGGTCCAGAGATGTGATCAGCTGGTTCAGCCGCCGCCCCTTTCCCACCTTCTGCGTCTTCGGCAGGCGCCGCGGACTCCCCATCGCGGGAGCGGGGCCGGACAAGACCGGCGCGATGCGAAAGGCCGTCAGCCGTCTGGCTGGACTCGGCCACGTCCGGATCGTGCTTCTAACACGCACGGATAGGCGCTTGCCCGTACCCGGGGCCTCGGAAACCGCATTCCTTGAAAGCCTTGAAGAGATGGGAATCGCAGGTGGTGACTACAACCTCCCATCATGGGAGGACCACCCGGAAGACTTTCAGCGAGTGCTCAACTCCTTGTTCGCGGTCAGCCCGCCGACCGCAATCATCGTCGACACGGTCGAGCTCTACCTATCGACCCAGCAGTTTCTTCTCAAACAAGGCCTAGCGGTCCCCCGGGACGTTTCGCTGGTCTGCACCGACTCGTCACCCGTCTTTGATTGGTGCCAACCGAGAATCGCTCACATCCACTGGGATACCCGCCCCTTGGTTCGCCGCGTCGTGAGATGGGCCGCCAACGTCAGCAAACGCCGACGGGACCTGCGGCAATCCTTGATTCGCGCCACTCTGGTCGAAGGAGGAACCATCGCACCCGCCCCCGGTCGGGCAGGTGCGCGTTGA
- a CDS encoding ThuA domain-containing protein, with product MRITPPLRVLAPIVTAGMAFGADPHPVPDGEQWLTYPGGDGPGAGKHVVLIAADQEYRSEQAMPMLAGVLSKHHGFHCTVLFGVNEDGLVDPTLPVYPEKGKESEFKEHHIPGIEHLAKADLVIFFHRLLTLPDDEMKPIVDYLDSGKPFIALRTANHGFRGKLPYEIDGKKVGFGEIVGGAFMSHHGNWSRDSTRGDIVPAMKDHPILTGVKDIWGTTDVYRTFKEGEGLPEGCTALVHGQPLIGREQGGADNPDKEPLPVVWFKNWKTSNDKEARVLHSTMGSAKDLRNPGLRRLVVNGVYWGLEMEDQITPDSSVDYVGKYEPLDSGFAYEKLGVKPHPASHYR from the coding sequence ATGAGAATCACCCCACCCCTTCGAGTCCTCGCCCCGATCGTCACCGCTGGTATGGCTTTTGGCGCGGATCCCCACCCGGTTCCCGATGGTGAGCAATGGCTGACCTATCCGGGAGGCGACGGCCCGGGCGCGGGCAAGCACGTGGTGCTCATCGCAGCCGACCAGGAATACCGCAGCGAGCAGGCCATGCCGATGCTCGCCGGGGTCCTCTCGAAGCACCATGGCTTCCACTGCACGGTGCTCTTCGGAGTGAATGAGGACGGCCTCGTCGACCCCACCCTTCCGGTCTATCCGGAGAAGGGAAAGGAGTCGGAATTCAAAGAGCACCACATTCCCGGCATCGAGCACCTCGCGAAGGCCGATCTTGTGATCTTCTTCCACCGGCTGCTGACCCTCCCGGACGATGAGATGAAGCCCATCGTCGACTACCTCGACTCGGGCAAGCCCTTCATCGCGCTGCGCACGGCCAATCACGGATTCCGCGGCAAGCTCCCCTACGAGATCGACGGCAAGAAAGTCGGCTTCGGCGAAATCGTCGGCGGCGCTTTCATGAGCCACCATGGCAACTGGAGCCGCGACTCGACCCGTGGCGACATCGTTCCTGCGATGAAGGACCACCCCATCCTCACCGGGGTGAAGGACATCTGGGGAACGACCGACGTCTACCGCACGTTCAAGGAAGGCGAAGGCCTGCCGGAGGGCTGCACCGCCCTCGTCCACGGCCAACCGCTGATCGGCCGCGAGCAGGGCGGCGCCGACAACCCTGACAAGGAGCCCTTGCCGGTCGTTTGGTTCAAGAACTGGAAGACCAGCAATGACAAGGAGGCACGGGTCCTCCACTCGACCATGGGCAGCGCCAAGGACCTCAGAAATCCGGGACTTCGCCGACTCGTGGTCAACGGCGTTTACTGGGGTCTTGAGATGGAAGACCAAATCACCCCGGACAGCAGCGTCGACTACGTCGGAAAGTATGAGCCGCTCGATAGCGGGTTCGCCTACGAGAAGCTGGGAGTGAAACCGCATCCGGCTTCCCACTACCGGTAG